A stretch of Gossypium hirsutum isolate 1008001.06 chromosome A06, Gossypium_hirsutum_v2.1, whole genome shotgun sequence DNA encodes these proteins:
- the LOC107963141 gene encoding uncharacterized protein → MSTRGTRGRGRRRGHGGVRAGYLLSEHQPNEGTREVPALPMTEIGSQNRAARDDALSQAMLRILERKLKGAVSLLRGEAYQWWLTIKKGTQVDRLTWEFLKTTFQAKYVCANYVDARRREFLNLTQGDKSVAEYETEFMHLNHYARGIVATEYEGCVQFEDGLRDGLRVLIAPQRERDFVVLVDKARIADEVKRKERHNREKSIGKRDAKPSNSFHRPKKKARADGLIRADVGSTYSYVAYTVTENLRILVENTSNGIIVLSLLGQSVRVNKLFIDVPLEVQGVIFLADLMDLLFREFDLILGMDWLVKHQVSLDCATKRVVLRTEEDEELVVIGELRNYLSNVISALRAKKLVRKGCKAYLAYIRVYESKGSSIKDIKTVKDFSNIFPNELPRLPPSLEVEFGIELLPSTALVSISPYRMEPKELVELKAQIQELLD, encoded by the exons ATGAGCACTAGGGGCACTCGTGGTAGAGGCCGCAGGAGAGGCCATGGAGGTGTCCGGGCTGGGTATCTGTTGTCTGAACACCAGCCTAATGAGGGAACGAGAGAGGTACCAGCTTTACCTATGACTGAGATAGGGTCTCAAAATCGAGCGGCTAGGGATGACGCATTGTCGCAAGCGATGTTGAGGATTCTAGAAAGG aaactaaagggtgcagtCTCTTTGTTGAGAGGCGAGGCgtaccagtggtggcttactatTAAAAAGGGCACTCAAGTTGATCGGTTGACCTGGGAGTTTTTAAAGACTACTTTCCAGGCTAAGTATGTATGTGCCAACTATGTAGATGCTCGTAGGAGGGAATTTTTGAACCTAACTCAGGGGGATAAGTCAGTAGCTGAGTATGAGACTGAATTTATGCATCTAAACCACTATGCAcgtgggatagtggcaactgaatacGAGGGGTGTGTTCAATTTGAGGATGGCCTTAGAGATGGTCTAAgggtactgatagctccacaaagggaacGGGATTTTGTAGTACTGGTCGATAAGGCAAGAATCGCTGATGAAGTGAAGCGAAAAGAGCGCCATAACAGAGAGAAAAGCATAGGTAAGAGGGATGCTAAGCCCTCAAATTCATTTCataggcctaagaaaaaggccagagctgATGGGCTGATTAGagctg ATGTAGGATCTACCTATTCCTATGTTGCCTATACTGTTACTGAGAACTTGAGGATTCTGGTTGAGAATACTTCGAATGGAATTATTGTATTGAGTCTGTTGGGGCAGTCTGTCAGagttaataaattgtttatagACGTCCCTTTAGAGGTACAAGGGGTTATCTTTCTGGCAGATCTAATGGATCTCCTttttagagaatttgatttgatacttggcatggattggttagttaaGCATCAAGTGAGCTTGGACTGTGCCACTAAACGGGTAGTACTGAGAACTGAGGAGGACGAGGAGCTAGTGGTAATTGGGGAACTACGaaattatttgagtaatgtaatttCTGCATTAAGGGCTAagaaattggttcgtaagggttgtaaGGCGTATCTAGCCTACATCAGAGTTTATGAATCCAAGGGTTCTTCTATTAAGGATATCAAAACAGTCAAAGATTTTTCGAACATCTTTCCCAATGAGTTACCTAGATTACCTCCAAGTCTTGAAGttgaatttgggattgagctcctgcctAGTACAGCTCTGGTGTCAATTTCCCCTTATAGAATGGAACCGAAGGAGCTTGTGGAACtcaaagctcagattcaagagttattggattgA